A stretch of the Glutamicibacter sp. JL.03c genome encodes the following:
- the sufU gene encoding Fe-S cluster assembly sulfur transfer protein SufU gives MNELDQLYQQVILDHSKRRIGSPLADLTEGFLHGESHQHNPICGDQIRVRVELNDDDHFEAMSWEGDGCSISMASASVLSEMLPEMTKDEFLDKLEIFREMMRSKGAFEPDEEVLEDAAAFVGVSKFPARVKCAMLAWVAAEAAMLGANK, from the coding sequence GTGAACGAATTAGATCAGCTATACCAACAGGTCATTCTGGACCACTCCAAGCGACGCATCGGCTCACCGCTGGCAGACCTCACCGAGGGTTTCCTGCATGGTGAATCGCACCAGCACAACCCTATTTGCGGTGACCAGATCCGCGTCCGCGTCGAGTTGAATGACGATGATCATTTCGAAGCCATGAGCTGGGAAGGCGATGGCTGTTCCATCTCCATGGCCTCGGCGTCGGTCCTGAGCGAAATGCTCCCAGAGATGACCAAGGACGAGTTCTTGGACAAGCTGGAGATTTTCCGCGAAATGATGCGTTCCAAGGGTGCGTTCGAGCCAGATGAAGAGGTCCTGGAAGACGCAGCCGCCTTTGTCGGCGTCTCCAAGTTCCCTGCACGCGTCAAGTGCGCGATGCTGGCTTGGGTCGCCGCTGAAGCTGCAATGCTCGGTGCTAACAAGTAG
- the nhaA gene encoding Na+/H+ antiporter NhaA, giving the protein MSQTPTSGSGRNLFSRPSYKESVRIGDILRKETVGGMVLIAGALLALVWANTPLRDSYFTLRDFHFGPTLFGVDLNLSIGHWAADALLAVFFFLTGLELKKEFVIGDLRNVKTAAVPVAAAFGGVLVPALIFMAIAAGSGGGAELLRGWAIPTATDIAFAVAVLAVIGSALPAALRIFLLTLAVVDDLIAIVIIAVAFTDELKLSYLGLSLIPIILFTVLARYLGKFFAKNAWAAWVILLPLGIITWIFVFGSGIHATIAGVVLGFCVPVKRTDGREGAGLAEQFEHRFRPLSSGFCIPIFAFFAAGVTVVSSESGGGSVLADPVFWGIVAGLVLGKPIGIMGFTWLLTKFTKASLDKDARWGDLLGVTLLAGIGFTVSLLVSELSFGLESPHYEHAKVAILSGSFIAAILGALWLVPRNRRYKMLDERETRDENKDGIPDVYQQDENNS; this is encoded by the coding sequence ATGAGCCAAACTCCGACTTCGGGTTCCGGCAGGAACCTGTTTTCACGCCCAAGCTACAAGGAATCAGTGCGCATCGGAGATATCCTGCGCAAGGAAACCGTCGGTGGCATGGTCCTCATCGCCGGCGCATTGCTAGCTTTGGTCTGGGCCAACACTCCCCTGCGGGACTCATACTTCACGCTGCGTGATTTCCACTTCGGCCCGACGCTCTTTGGCGTTGATCTGAACCTGTCCATCGGCCATTGGGCCGCTGACGCACTGCTCGCAGTGTTCTTCTTCCTCACCGGTCTAGAGCTGAAGAAGGAGTTTGTCATTGGCGATCTGCGCAATGTCAAAACCGCTGCGGTTCCGGTGGCGGCGGCCTTTGGCGGCGTGCTGGTCCCGGCGTTGATCTTCATGGCCATTGCAGCCGGTTCCGGCGGTGGCGCGGAACTCCTACGTGGCTGGGCCATCCCCACGGCCACCGACATCGCCTTCGCAGTGGCCGTGCTCGCGGTGATCGGCTCCGCCCTCCCCGCTGCCCTGCGCATCTTCCTGCTCACACTAGCAGTGGTCGATGACCTGATTGCCATTGTCATCATTGCGGTGGCCTTCACCGATGAACTCAAACTGTCGTACTTGGGACTGTCCCTGATCCCGATCATCCTGTTTACGGTTCTGGCCCGCTACCTTGGCAAATTCTTCGCCAAGAACGCTTGGGCTGCCTGGGTGATCTTGTTGCCACTGGGCATCATCACCTGGATCTTCGTCTTCGGATCCGGCATCCACGCCACCATCGCCGGAGTGGTCCTGGGCTTCTGCGTCCCGGTCAAGCGCACCGATGGACGGGAGGGCGCCGGATTGGCAGAACAGTTCGAGCACCGTTTCCGTCCGCTCTCCTCAGGTTTCTGCATCCCGATCTTCGCCTTCTTCGCCGCCGGTGTCACGGTGGTTTCCTCGGAGTCCGGTGGCGGCAGCGTCCTTGCCGACCCGGTCTTCTGGGGCATCGTTGCGGGCCTGGTGCTTGGAAAGCCAATTGGCATCATGGGATTCACCTGGTTGCTGACCAAGTTCACCAAGGCCTCATTGGACAAGGACGCGCGATGGGGCGATCTGCTGGGCGTGACGCTGCTTGCCGGCATTGGTTTCACGGTGTCTTTGCTGGTTTCTGAATTGTCCTTCGGCTTGGAGTCCCCGCACTATGAGCATGCCAAGGTGGCCATCCTCAGCGGCTCCTTCATCGCAGCCATCCTGGGTGCCCTGTGGCTGGTTCCCCGCAATCGCCGCTATAAGATGCTCGACGAGCGCGAGACGCGCGATGAGAACAAGGACGGCATTCCTGACGTGTATCAGCAGGATGAGAACAACAGCTAG
- a CDS encoding DUF2505 domain-containing protein — translation MALNASTQISHPAQQVIATLSDRGFAEHLTKVANGTLNEFTVDGDVAGAFTLTTVRAVPTDRVPDIARKFVGASIEITQVEKWSAPDADGSRSASVQITVGGVPVTVSGTEQLTGQGEVSELAVDAKVSSSIPFIGGKLASAAEPYIGKALNLQAAQVNDWLSK, via the coding sequence ATGGCATTGAATGCAAGCACTCAGATCAGCCACCCTGCCCAGCAGGTCATCGCCACCCTGAGCGATCGTGGCTTCGCCGAGCATCTGACCAAAGTCGCCAACGGCACTTTGAATGAATTCACCGTAGATGGCGATGTCGCTGGTGCTTTCACCTTGACCACGGTCCGCGCGGTTCCTACCGACCGGGTGCCAGATATCGCCCGCAAGTTCGTGGGCGCTTCCATCGAGATTACCCAGGTGGAGAAGTGGAGCGCGCCTGATGCTGACGGCAGCCGTTCTGCGTCGGTGCAGATCACCGTCGGCGGTGTTCCAGTCACCGTCAGCGGCACCGAACAGCTGACCGGCCAGGGCGAGGTCTCCGAGCTCGCTGTGGACGCCAAGGTCTCTTCCTCGATTCCTTTCATCGGTGGCAAGCTGGCGTCGGCGGCTGAGCCATACATTGGCAAGGCGCTGAATCTGCAGGCTGCTCAGGTCAACGATTGGCTCTCGAAGTAG
- the mfd gene encoding transcription-repair coupling factor, with translation MSLNGLHDFLREEPAFRRIRTSAANSFSTRSEELEIAAPQGMRAILSAHISQALDESKNDGVTMIVTATGREAEEVSSSLSAYLPAERIAEFPSWETLPHERLSPRSDTVGRRLEVLRRLHQRDDSLSVVIAPIRAVLQPLVDGLGELRPVSLELDAEPGFDQVIRDLAAAAYARVDMVTHRGEFAVRGGIIDVFPPTLDHPVRIDFFGDQIDSMRYFAIADQRSTDDAGPRKIIATPCREMLITPQVMSRAANLKNHFPAAQEMLTKIAGGIAVEGMESLAPLLVDKMVPLLSLLPESSIALVMEPERVRARAQDLNATNAEFLAAAWASASDGATAPLDLNTATSERKLATGDFASLAETLEHAKAAKVSWWALTAMGADEELDLGASTIRIPAREPHGYQGDIEAMMEFIAGRVKDQWRFVVATEGPGPAQRLSELFAEFSIPAHRVDNMDQAPTPGLIEITQATAGRGFVFEGLKLGLLTEADLLGRSSAYPNRKGRKLTVKRKRNAVDPLSLQAGDFIVHEQHGIGKFVELMARKVNGSGKDAKREYLVVEYASSKRGAPGDRLFVPMDQLHMVTRYVGGEAPTLSKMGGSDWASTKSKARKAVKEIAGDLIKLYSARMASRGHAFGQDTPWQNELEEAFAFIETPDQLTAINEVKSDMEKEIPMDRLISGDVGFGKTEIAVRAAFKAVQDSRQVAVLVPTTLLASQHYQTFTERYSGFPVRVKTLSRFQTAKESKEILAGLKDGSVDIVIGTHRLLSKNVEFKNLGLVIIDEEQRFGVEHKEELKKMRTNVDVLAMSATPIPRTLEMSLTGIRETSTLATPPEERHPVLTYVGPRSDKQISAAIKRELMRDGQVFFVHNRVSSIERVAAELRELVPEARVEVAHGKMSESRLERIIQDFWEKKFDVLVSTTIIETGLDISNANTLIVDRANNYGLSQLHQLRGRVGRGRERAYAYFLWDVEKPLGEVALERLKAVAAHNELGSGYQLAMKDLELRGAGNLLGGEQSGHIAGVGFDLYLRLVGEAVADYKGEGEEEATEMKIDLPVNAHLPHDYVPGERLRLEAYRNIASAETNEALAEVREELVDRYGKLPQPVENLMRVAALRIRARAVGLHDIQQIGNNIKLSPAKIEDLPASRQVRLERLYPGAANKPALNSIFLPKPKTSPIGGRDLADEEILEWAEKLLYAIFEPTPAPATA, from the coding sequence ATGAGCCTTAACGGACTTCATGACTTCCTGCGCGAGGAGCCAGCCTTCCGCCGCATCCGCACGAGTGCAGCCAATAGCTTCTCCACCAGAAGCGAAGAACTGGAAATCGCGGCCCCGCAGGGCATGCGCGCAATCCTCTCCGCTCATATCAGCCAGGCCCTGGATGAGAGCAAGAATGACGGAGTGACGATGATCGTCACCGCCACCGGACGCGAGGCGGAAGAGGTGTCCAGCTCGCTGAGCGCTTACCTGCCAGCAGAGCGGATTGCCGAGTTCCCTTCATGGGAAACCCTTCCGCATGAACGCCTCTCGCCCCGCAGCGATACCGTCGGCCGCCGGCTCGAAGTCTTGCGCCGGCTCCACCAGCGTGATGACAGCCTCAGCGTCGTCATCGCACCGATCCGCGCCGTGCTCCAACCACTGGTGGACGGTCTGGGCGAATTGCGTCCCGTGTCCCTGGAACTGGATGCCGAACCAGGCTTCGACCAAGTCATCAGGGATCTGGCCGCCGCGGCCTACGCCCGCGTTGACATGGTCACCCATCGCGGCGAATTCGCTGTGCGCGGTGGCATCATCGACGTGTTCCCACCGACGCTCGACCATCCCGTCCGCATTGATTTCTTCGGGGATCAGATCGATTCCATGCGCTACTTCGCCATCGCCGATCAGCGCTCCACCGATGACGCCGGACCGCGGAAAATCATTGCTACCCCCTGCCGTGAAATGCTGATCACCCCGCAGGTCATGAGCCGCGCGGCAAACCTGAAAAACCATTTCCCCGCAGCCCAGGAAATGCTCACCAAAATTGCTGGCGGCATCGCAGTGGAAGGCATGGAGTCTCTTGCGCCATTGCTGGTCGACAAGATGGTTCCCCTGCTCTCGCTGTTGCCGGAGTCCTCCATAGCCCTGGTAATGGAGCCTGAACGCGTGCGCGCCCGTGCCCAGGATCTGAACGCTACCAACGCCGAGTTCCTGGCCGCTGCCTGGGCCTCGGCCTCCGACGGCGCCACTGCTCCGCTGGATCTGAACACCGCCACCTCCGAGCGCAAGCTCGCCACCGGCGACTTCGCCTCATTGGCCGAAACCCTGGAACATGCCAAGGCGGCCAAGGTCTCCTGGTGGGCGCTGACCGCCATGGGCGCGGATGAAGAACTGGATCTTGGCGCTTCGACTATCCGCATCCCGGCCCGAGAACCCCACGGCTATCAGGGCGATATCGAAGCGATGATGGAATTCATCGCCGGACGAGTCAAGGACCAATGGCGTTTTGTCGTCGCCACCGAAGGTCCTGGTCCGGCCCAGCGACTCTCTGAACTCTTCGCGGAATTCAGCATCCCCGCGCATCGCGTCGACAACATGGACCAGGCGCCAACGCCGGGGCTGATCGAAATCACCCAGGCCACCGCCGGGCGAGGTTTCGTCTTTGAAGGCCTCAAGCTCGGCTTGCTCACCGAAGCCGACCTGCTGGGCCGCTCCAGCGCGTACCCCAACCGCAAGGGCCGCAAGCTCACGGTGAAGCGCAAGCGCAACGCGGTTGATCCGCTGAGCCTGCAGGCAGGGGACTTCATCGTCCACGAGCAGCACGGCATCGGCAAATTCGTGGAGCTGATGGCCCGCAAGGTCAACGGCTCAGGCAAAGACGCCAAGCGCGAATACCTTGTGGTGGAATACGCTTCCTCCAAGCGCGGAGCGCCGGGGGACCGGCTCTTCGTCCCGATGGATCAGTTGCATATGGTCACGCGGTACGTGGGCGGCGAAGCCCCCACCCTGTCCAAGATGGGCGGCTCGGATTGGGCCAGCACCAAATCCAAGGCCCGAAAAGCGGTCAAGGAAATCGCAGGGGATCTGATCAAGCTGTACTCGGCACGCATGGCCAGCCGCGGCCACGCCTTCGGCCAGGACACCCCGTGGCAGAACGAGCTGGAAGAAGCCTTCGCGTTCATTGAAACTCCAGATCAGCTCACCGCGATCAATGAGGTGAAGTCCGATATGGAGAAGGAAATCCCGATGGACCGGTTGATTTCCGGCGACGTGGGCTTCGGCAAGACCGAAATCGCCGTGCGCGCTGCCTTCAAGGCCGTGCAGGATTCGCGGCAGGTGGCCGTGCTGGTGCCCACCACCTTGCTGGCTTCCCAGCACTACCAGACCTTCACCGAGCGCTACTCCGGCTTCCCGGTGCGCGTGAAAACCCTGTCGCGTTTCCAGACCGCCAAGGAATCAAAGGAAATCCTGGCCGGGCTGAAGGACGGCAGCGTGGATATCGTCATCGGCACCCACCGCCTTCTTTCCAAGAATGTCGAGTTCAAGAATCTTGGCCTGGTCATTATCGACGAGGAACAGCGCTTCGGTGTGGAGCACAAGGAAGAGCTCAAGAAGATGCGCACCAACGTGGACGTGCTGGCCATGAGCGCCACCCCGATTCCGCGTACCTTGGAAATGTCATTGACCGGCATTCGCGAAACCTCCACCCTGGCAACACCGCCAGAAGAACGCCACCCGGTGCTCACCTATGTGGGCCCGCGCAGCGACAAGCAGATCTCCGCAGCCATCAAGCGCGAGCTCATGCGCGACGGGCAGGTGTTCTTTGTGCACAACCGCGTCAGCTCCATTGAGCGTGTGGCCGCGGAATTACGTGAACTCGTTCCGGAAGCTCGCGTGGAAGTCGCGCACGGCAAGATGAGCGAATCACGGCTGGAGCGGATTATCCAGGATTTCTGGGAAAAGAAGTTTGACGTTCTGGTCTCCACGACGATCATCGAAACTGGTCTGGATATTTCCAATGCCAATACGCTGATTGTGGACCGGGCCAACAACTATGGCCTGTCCCAGCTGCATCAGCTGCGTGGGCGTGTAGGCCGCGGGCGCGAACGTGCCTACGCCTACTTCTTGTGGGATGTGGAAAAGCCGTTGGGCGAGGTTGCCCTGGAACGTCTGAAGGCCGTCGCCGCGCACAACGAATTGGGCTCGGGCTACCAGCTGGCGATGAAGGACCTGGAACTGCGCGGGGCGGGCAACTTGCTCGGCGGCGAACAGTCTGGCCACATTGCCGGCGTGGGCTTCGACCTCTATCTGCGCCTCGTGGGCGAAGCCGTGGCCGACTACAAGGGCGAAGGTGAAGAAGAGGCCACCGAGATGAAAATCGACCTGCCGGTCAACGCCCATCTGCCACATGATTATGTCCCCGGCGAGCGGCTGCGCCTGGAGGCCTACCGCAATATTGCCTCGGCGGAAACGAACGAGGCGCTCGCCGAAGTACGCGAAGAGCTTGTGGATCGCTACGGCAAGCTGCCGCAGCCGGTGGAGAATCTCATGCGGGTTGCCGCGTTGCGTATCCGCGCCCGCGCCGTGGGGCTGCACGATATCCAGCAGATCGGCAACAATATCAAGTTGTCGCCTGCGAAGATCGAGGACCTTCCGGCATCACGCCAGGTGCGCCTGGAACGCCTCTACCCGGGGGCCGCGAACAAGCCGGCACTGAATTCGATATTCCTGCCCAAGCCCAAGACCTCGCCGATTGGCGGCCGTGACTTGGCGGATGAAGAGATCCTCGAATGGGCTGAAAAGCTGCTCTACGCGATCTTTGAGCCGACCCCGGCCCCGGCAACTGCCTAG
- a CDS encoding tetratricopeptide repeat protein — MSKTWEQRVETYWNTTAGKSAEQLREELGELLQGRDPADPRVLFEIASLHDFLGEEEQAVLPYQRALQAGLSGQKQEEALIQLASTLRNLGQPRRAMALLEPIQPSSVLHADAQGFLALALLDAGRSAEALRTAITALAPHARLYGRALAAYAQDLDIPGAAQR, encoded by the coding sequence ATGAGCAAGACGTGGGAACAACGGGTGGAAACCTACTGGAATACGACTGCGGGGAAAAGCGCGGAACAGCTTCGTGAAGAGCTCGGGGAGCTGCTCCAAGGCCGTGACCCCGCGGATCCGCGGGTGCTCTTTGAAATTGCTTCGCTGCATGACTTCCTCGGCGAAGAAGAACAGGCGGTTCTGCCTTATCAGCGGGCCTTGCAGGCCGGCCTAAGCGGTCAGAAACAGGAAGAAGCGCTCATCCAGCTGGCAAGCACCCTGCGCAATCTGGGACAGCCCAGGCGGGCCATGGCCTTGCTGGAACCGATTCAGCCGTCCTCGGTTCTGCATGCAGATGCCCAGGGGTTTTTGGCTTTGGCCCTGCTGGATGCCGGCCGCAGCGCCGAAGCGCTGCGCACAGCCATCACCGCGCTGGCGCCGCACGCCCGGCTCTATGGCCGGGCACTGGCTGCCTACGCCCAGGACCTTGACATCCCGGGCGCAGCACAGCGCTAG
- the deoC gene encoding deoxyribose-phosphate aldolase codes for MTELTAREIAGYIDHTLLAPNASREQIVQICDEAKKYEFKSVCVNPLWVSTVARELEGSEVLTCSVIGFPLGTSATDTKVFETKHAVADGANEIDMVIDIAAALRGDRDALVNEIFAIAQAAHEGGAILKVIIETCLLTEDAKVLACEAAKAAGADFVKTSTGFSTGGATVEDVALMRQTVGPEMGVKASGGVRSVETARAMIAAGATRLGSSSGVAILEGEQSGSSY; via the coding sequence ATGACTGAACTTACCGCCCGCGAGATCGCTGGCTACATTGACCACACCTTGCTGGCTCCAAATGCTTCGCGGGAGCAGATTGTCCAGATCTGCGATGAGGCCAAGAAGTACGAATTCAAGTCGGTCTGCGTCAACCCGCTGTGGGTCTCCACCGTGGCTCGCGAGCTCGAAGGCTCCGAGGTCTTGACCTGCTCGGTAATCGGATTCCCTCTGGGCACCTCGGCCACCGACACCAAGGTCTTCGAAACCAAGCACGCGGTGGCTGACGGCGCCAATGAAATCGATATGGTCATCGATATTGCCGCGGCCTTGCGCGGAGACCGCGATGCCCTGGTCAATGAGATCTTTGCCATTGCCCAGGCAGCCCATGAAGGCGGAGCGATCCTGAAGGTCATCATCGAGACCTGCCTGCTCACCGAAGATGCCAAGGTCCTGGCCTGTGAGGCGGCGAAGGCTGCCGGCGCTGATTTCGTGAAGACCTCCACCGGATTCTCCACGGGAGGAGCCACCGTTGAAGATGTGGCATTGATGCGCCAGACGGTCGGACCGGAAATGGGTGTCAAGGCCTCCGGCGGCGTCCGCAGCGTTGAAACCGCTCGTGCCATGATCGCTGCTGGTGCTACCCGGCTGGGATCCAGCTCAGGAGTTGCTATCCTAGAGGGAGAGCAAAGCGGTTCCAGCTACTAG
- a CDS encoding phospho-sugar mutase, with protein sequence MNHTQKIQLLDAAGKWAAQDPDQETQAELQRLIERVTEGDAQAFDDIADRFSGVLEFGTAGLRAELGAGPMRMNRVVVMRTAAGIARFLAQKAAGQYTPKVVIGFDARFNSDVFAEDSAGIFAAAGFEVLLMPSPLPTPVLAWAVREFSAEAGVMVTASHNPPRDNGYKVYVGGRITDESGRGAQIVSPIDADIAALIDHQQPVAQIQRAVEGWDVLPAPGAPGDIEAAYLAAISPVIPGAQNQEAARKNLRIVVSAMHGVGGHTMKQALLNAGFTDVHMVAEQEQPDPLFPTVKFPNPEEPGAIDLSLALARTVDADLVIANDPDADRCAAAILDGGTWRMLRGDEVGWLLGDQISKNLPEGKKLANSIVSSRMLAAIAKEAGREHEETLTGFKWISRVEDLGFGYEEALGYCVAPDLVRDKDGISAGIVLADLASQLKAESGSLAGRLDELAAKHGVHVTDQLSLRFTDLAQIPVLMDKFRHRAPETLGGSEVSEVTDLSAGTEKLPATNAIILHTFSGARVIIRPSGTEPKLKCYLETIEPVDGLDGVRAARERATEQVQAIKKELAAYLNAN encoded by the coding sequence GTGAATCACACGCAAAAGATCCAGCTCCTTGATGCAGCTGGCAAATGGGCGGCCCAGGATCCAGACCAGGAAACCCAGGCCGAATTGCAACGGCTCATCGAGCGGGTCACCGAAGGCGACGCACAGGCCTTTGACGATATCGCCGACCGCTTCAGCGGCGTGCTGGAATTCGGCACCGCGGGCCTGCGCGCCGAGCTCGGCGCCGGGCCGATGCGCATGAACCGCGTTGTGGTCATGCGCACCGCGGCGGGCATCGCCCGTTTCCTCGCCCAGAAAGCCGCCGGCCAGTACACCCCCAAGGTCGTCATCGGCTTCGATGCCCGATTCAACTCGGATGTCTTCGCCGAAGACTCCGCAGGGATTTTTGCGGCCGCCGGCTTCGAGGTGCTGCTGATGCCTTCGCCACTGCCCACCCCGGTACTGGCCTGGGCCGTCCGCGAATTCTCGGCCGAGGCCGGAGTCATGGTCACCGCCAGCCACAACCCGCCCCGCGATAACGGGTACAAGGTCTACGTCGGCGGACGCATCACCGACGAGTCGGGACGGGGCGCGCAGATCGTCTCCCCCATCGATGCTGACATCGCTGCCCTCATCGACCACCAGCAACCGGTCGCCCAAATCCAGCGGGCCGTCGAAGGCTGGGACGTGCTGCCAGCACCCGGTGCCCCAGGCGATATCGAGGCCGCCTACCTGGCAGCCATCAGCCCGGTGATCCCCGGGGCACAGAACCAGGAGGCCGCCCGCAAGAACCTGCGTATTGTCGTCTCGGCCATGCACGGCGTCGGCGGGCACACCATGAAGCAGGCATTGCTCAACGCCGGATTCACCGACGTCCACATGGTTGCCGAGCAGGAACAGCCGGATCCGCTGTTCCCTACCGTGAAATTCCCCAACCCGGAAGAGCCGGGAGCCATCGACTTGTCGCTGGCCCTGGCACGCACGGTGGACGCTGACCTGGTCATCGCCAATGACCCGGACGCTGACCGCTGTGCCGCCGCCATCCTCGATGGCGGAACATGGCGGATGCTGCGCGGCGACGAAGTGGGATGGCTTCTGGGCGACCAGATTTCCAAGAACCTGCCCGAAGGCAAGAAGCTGGCCAATTCGATCGTCTCCTCCCGCATGCTGGCTGCCATTGCCAAGGAAGCCGGACGAGAGCACGAGGAAACCTTGACCGGTTTCAAGTGGATCTCCCGTGTCGAGGATCTGGGCTTCGGCTACGAAGAGGCTCTAGGGTACTGTGTTGCCCCGGATCTGGTCCGAGATAAGGACGGGATTTCCGCCGGCATCGTCCTGGCTGACCTCGCCTCGCAGCTGAAAGCCGAGTCAGGGTCCTTGGCAGGCCGTCTCGATGAGCTGGCCGCCAAGCACGGGGTGCATGTCACCGACCAGCTGTCGCTGCGCTTCACCGATTTGGCCCAGATTCCAGTGCTGATGGACAAGTTCCGCCATCGCGCCCCCGAGACGCTGGGCGGTTCCGAGGTTTCCGAGGTCACCGACCTGTCCGCGGGAACCGAAAAGCTCCCGGCCACCAACGCGATCATCCTGCACACCTTCTCCGGTGCGCGAGTGATCATTCGCCCGTCCGGCACGGAGCCAAAACTCAAATGCTATCTGGAAACCATTGAACCGGTCGACGGCCTGGATGGGGTCCGGGCAGCTCGCGAGCGAGCCACCGAACAGGTGCAAGCCATCAAGAAGGAATTGGCAGCCTACCTGAATGCCAACTAG
- a CDS encoding purine-nucleoside phosphorylase yields the protein MHNDPQALAAQAAQVIAEQTNVEKHDIALVLGSGWGQAAELIGETTHTLDATTIPGFLAPAVPGHKGSISSILTSTGKRVLVLGARTHYYEGRGVRSVVHPIRTAAATGCQTLVLTNGCGGLNEDWAPGTPVMISDHINLTAASPLEGATFVDLTDLYSSRIRGIAREVDSSLDDGVYAQFTGPHYETPAEVQYAKRIGADLVGMSTALEAIAARHAGMEIFGMSLVTNLAAGISPVPLSHEEVIEAGQAAGPRISKLLAQIIAKL from the coding sequence ATGCATAATGACCCACAGGCTCTAGCAGCACAGGCTGCACAGGTAATCGCCGAGCAGACCAACGTTGAAAAACACGATATCGCGCTAGTGCTGGGCTCCGGATGGGGCCAGGCCGCCGAACTGATCGGCGAAACCACCCACACCCTGGATGCCACCACCATCCCCGGCTTCCTTGCCCCGGCCGTGCCCGGCCACAAGGGCAGCATTTCCTCGATCCTGACCTCCACCGGCAAGCGCGTTCTGGTGCTCGGCGCCCGCACCCACTACTACGAGGGCCGTGGCGTGCGCTCAGTGGTCCACCCCATCCGCACCGCAGCGGCCACCGGGTGCCAGACCCTGGTGCTGACCAACGGCTGCGGCGGCTTGAACGAGGACTGGGCCCCAGGCACCCCGGTGATGATCTCGGATCACATCAACCTCACAGCCGCTTCCCCGCTGGAAGGCGCTACCTTCGTAGACCTGACCGACCTGTATTCCTCGCGCATTCGCGGCATTGCCCGCGAAGTGGACTCCAGCCTCGATGACGGCGTCTACGCCCAGTTCACCGGTCCGCACTACGAAACCCCGGCCGAGGTCCAGTACGCCAAGAGGATCGGCGCCGACCTGGTGGGCATGTCCACCGCTCTGGAAGCCATTGCCGCACGCCACGCAGGCATGGAGATCTTCGGCATGTCCCTGGTGACCAACCTGGCCGCAGGCATCAGCCCGGTTCCGCTGAGCCACGAAGAAGTGATCGAAGCCGGCCAGGCCGCTGGCCCGCGCATTTCCAAGCTGCTCGCGCAAATTATCGCCAAGCTCTAG